One part of the Neodiprion virginianus isolate iyNeoVirg1 chromosome 3, iyNeoVirg1.1, whole genome shotgun sequence genome encodes these proteins:
- the LOC124301538 gene encoding cilia- and flagella-associated protein 47-like — protein sequence MHSICCSDNDSHMQRTLTATEQWMYSGPFKFNFYASIVDGTTAVLSGVCTTTSRFKDKRSTHAVNQSFIDLLISLAGPCVLKYIGDVSNIPEDSVKRVNYVLKLYTNVLDFLAVQGALLAHVNPKFLLSFNDYLLYDNWSERNSAGAEPPSEMANTLQREKIPRELFQSRSMQCWLDVALQTFKILVLKRISVRDSEGKTVSPQNQSNSGTVTLESNTVSVLEYPTNKTSFTGESKDTSRYTVEEIILLNWLQHHFNQQRSEEWMKDDKANMNPRQRMDVLQPRTISNFESDLSDSLVLIAVTAAHCPYLIRDHFKNIYIAPQNMEEIFHNGICLTAAWRRVRIGFMITAAQIVNPNCVQMVMLVTHLYSILPTLRPSKQLQFCCPLTETITRQITIQNASDFPVSYIVEFIGNEMNFFTALVQKSIISINNHATGKLRIRYHARKIIEIRAFLILCGSSVAPHFAQNHVFELEGCTSYLGITNNYDIEGILYKVCEETLNISVPFKEAAEYNISFSEEQPTVPASLKLSGWADLRNRKVPRRLFLNQKTIIAKENAYQAHLSMTVACIAPTKRSFWIVFESGIGDFIIQINSTSKKSTTDYVAVEWEREICVCTNLPQESSSSCPLNIEVAIPVRNVQLWKCIIEMFQKTLDSKECLFWSHHLDTDIGLRLIHWLMGDYNDSAAKEFMHIFNTSVVYDVTTTDDGNLIVPKKLAVQDVRPRGTEINMLVHISETTPQFYETSIRLSSPDGMEHRSYKIDFLCKTPLPASIDLKTSNYRNKREK from the exons ATGCATTCCATATGTTGTAGTGATAACGACAGTCACATGCAGCGAACCCTCACTGCAACGGAACAATGGATGTATTCTGGTCcgtttaaattcaatttttatgcaaGCATCGTCGATGGTACTACTGCGGTATTGTCCGGTGTATGTACAACGACATCTAGATTTAAGGATAAACGATCAACCCATGCGGTCAATCAGTCATTCATAGATTTGTTAATATCACTCGCCGGACCATGCGTTCTGAAATACATTGGGGACGT TTCTAATATACCTGAAGACTCCGTGAAAAGAGTTAACTACGTTCTTAAGCTGTACACGAACGTTTTAGACTTCTTGGCTGTTCAAGGTGCGCTTTTAGCCCATGTAAATCCCAAGTTCCTACTCAGTTTCAATGATTATTTACTATACGATAACTGGAGTGAACGAAATTCG GCTGGAGCTGAACCACCGTCGGAAATGGCAAATACATTacaacgtgaaaaaattccgagagAATTATTCCAATCTCGTAGCATGCAATGCTGGCTTGACGTAGCCTTGCAAACTTTCAAGATCCTGGTCTTAAAGCGAATAAGTGTGAGGGATTCTGAGGGAAAAACCGTCAGTCCTCAGAATCAAAGTAATTCAGGCACCGTAACCTTAGAATCGAACACTGTGAG CGTACTCGAATACCCCACAAACAAAACGAGTTTTACAGGGGAGTCGAAGGACACCTCTCGATACACAGTCGAAGAAATCATTCTATTGAACTGGCTGCAGCATCATTTCAATCAGCAAAGATCCGAGGAATGGATGAAAGATGACAAAGCCAACATGAACCCTCGTCAAAGAATGGATGTTCTCCAACCGCGAACAATATCAAACTTTGAGAGCGATCTTTCCGATAGCCTGGTGCTCATTGCTGTTACCGCAGCTCACTGTCCATACCTTATTCGAGaccattttaaaaatatctacatcgCTCCACAAAATATGGAAGAA ATATTTCATAATGGCATCTGTCTCACTGCTGCCTGGCGAAGAGTTCGTATCGGATTTATGATTACCGCTGCTCAAATTGTCAACCCAAACTGTGTACAAATGGTGATGCTTGTCACCCATCTTTATTCCATTCTTCCAACTCTTCGGCCCAGTAAGCAG CTACAGTTTTGCTGTCCGTTAACGGAAACCATCACTCGTCAGATAACAATTCAGAATGCATCGGATTTTCCTGTTAGTTACATCGTTGAGTTCATTGGCAACGAGATGAATTTCTTTACCGCCTTAGTCCAAAAATCAATAATCAGCATTAACAACCATGCCACTGGAAAATTGAGAATTCGATATCATGCTaggaaaattattgaaatcagGG CTTTTCTTATTCTGTGCGGTTCTTCCGTCGCGCCGCACTTTGCACAGAATCATGTTTTCGAATTAGAGGGATGCACGAGCTATCTGGGCATCACAAATAACTACGATATCGAAGGAATACTTTACAAAGTCTGCGAGGAGACTTTAAACATTTCCGTCCCTTTTAAAGAGGCAGCTGAatacaatatttcattttccgaGGAACAGCCTACAGTCCCCG CATCTCTGAAATTGAGTGGGTGGGCGGATTTGAGGAACAGAAAAGTACCTCGTCGCTTATTTCTCAATCAGAAAACTATTATTGCCAAGGAGAATGCATACCAAGCTCATTTGTCAATGACTGTCGCGTGTATCGCCCCGACTAAACGATCTTTCTGGATTGTTTTCGAATCTGGAATCGGTGACTTTATTATTCAA ATAAATTCAACTTCGAAGAAATCAACAACAGATTACGTTGCTGTTGAATGGGAACGTGAAATATGTGTGTGCACCAATTTACCTCAGGAATCATCCAGCAGCTGCCCATTGAATATCGAAGTAGCAATACCCGTTAGAAACGTTCAGCTATGGAAATGCATAATCGAAATGTTCCAAAAAACTTTAGATTCAAAAGAATGTTTATTCTGGTCTCATCATTTAG ATACCGATATCGGTTTACGACTAATTCACTGGCTTATGGGCGATTACAATGATTCAGCAGCAAAAGAGTTCATGCATATATTCAATACATCTGTGGTTTACGATGTTACGACCACGGATGATGGAAACCTCATTGTCCCCAAAAAACTTGCTGTACAAG ATGTACGACCTCGTGGAACAGAAATTAATATGTTAGTTCATATTTCGGAAACTACGCCTCAGTTCTACGAGACATCGATAAGACTGTCTTCTCCGGATGGCATGGAGCACCGTTCTTATAAGATTGACTTTCTTTGCAAAACGCCATTACCAGCTTCAATTGATCTCAAAACAAGCAATTATCGCAATAAAAgggagaaataa